A genomic segment from Echeneis naucrates chromosome 20, fEcheNa1.1, whole genome shotgun sequence encodes:
- the fam162a gene encoding protein FAM162B: MNLVRSRLSIGNIFGQRYRHVAETWSHRGMCNKPQEVKAESPAGATGASFKIPGARPSKMDKKILIWSGRFKTPDQIPQFVSVEMLDAAKNKVRVKACYVMMAFTVGACLVMVILGKRAAGRNETLTALNMEKKAKWRQELQEAKAAALSEKAQ; encoded by the exons atGAATCTCGTCAGATCTCGACTGTCCATCGGCAACATTTTCG GTCAGAGGTACAGACATGTTGCTGAAACATGGAGCCACAGAGGGATGTGCAATAAACCACAAGAGGTCAAAGCAGAGTCTCCAGCAGGAG CAACTGGCGCTTCGTTCAAAATCCCAGGCGCCAGACCCTCCAAGATGGACAAGAAGATTCTGATCTGGTCAGGTCGTTTTAAAACCCCAGACCAGATACCACAATTTGTGTC GGTTGAGATGCTTGATGCtgccaaaaacaaagtcagagtGAAGGCCTGCTATGTGATGATGGCGTTCACAGTTGGTGCCTGTTTGGTGATGGTTATCCTGGGCAAGCGG GCTGCAGGGAGGAACGAGACTTTGACAGCTCTCAACATGGAGAAGAAAGCGAAGTGGAGGCAGGAATTACAGGAGGcaaaagctgctgctctgtctgagaAAGCTCAATGA
- the mix23 gene encoding protein MIX23, with amino-acid sequence MAAPDGTLNCEDFSMFQEVLKVMRNIDDRIVHALNTTVPTVSFSGKVDATQTCKQLYESMMEAHLNRDKAIKACIAQTSEVVGKLREERAKDSENLAIIKQLRKEQTKLKLMQSELNVEEVVNDRSLKVFRERCRIHYTPPKVN; translated from the exons ATGGCGGCGCCCGATGGAACTTTAAACTGTGAGGACTTTTCAATGTTTCAG gAGGTGCTAAAGGTGATGCGCAACATTGATGACCGCATTGTCCACGCCTTGAACACTACTGTACCCACAGTCTCATTCTCAGGCAAAGTGGAtgccacacaaacatgcaaacaactGTATGAATCT ATGATGGAGGCCCATCTGAACAGGGACAAAGCTATCAAGGCCTGCATAGCTCAAACATCCGAGGTGGTGGGAAAATTGCGTGAGGAAAGAGCAAAGGACAGCGAAAATCTGGCAATCATCAAACAGCTCAGAAAGGAGCAGACCAAA TTAAAGCTAATGCAATCTGAGCTGAATGTTGAAGAAGTTGTCAACGATAGAAGTCTGAAG GTTTTCAGGGAAAGGTGCAGGATCCATTATACTCCTCCCAAGGTGAACTGA
- the LOC115060834 gene encoding histone H2A isoform X2 encodes MSGRGKTGGKARAKAKTRSSRAGLQFPILELAGNAARDNKKTRIIPRHLQLAVRNDEELNKLLGGVTIAQGGVLPNIQAVLLPKKTDKAVKSK; translated from the exons atgagcGGAAGAGGCAAAACCGGCGGAAAAGCCAGAGCTAAGGCCAAGACCCGTTCATCCCGGGCCGGGCTCCAGTTCCCG ATCCTGGAGCTGGCTGGAAACGCTGCCCGAGACAACAAGAAGACCCGCATCATCCCCCGACACCTGCAGCTGGCTGTCCGCAACGACGAGGAGCTCAACAAACTCCTCGGCGGAGTCACCATCGCTCAGGGCGGCGTGCTGCCCAACATCCAGGCTGTTCTGCTGCCCAAGAAGACCGACAAGGCCGTCAAGTCCAAGTAG
- the LOC115060834 gene encoding histone H2A isoform X1, which translates to MSGRGKTGGKARAKAKTRSSRAGLQFPVGRVHRLLRKGNYAERVGAGAPVYLAAVLEYLTAEILELAGNAARDNKKTRIIPRHLQLAVRNDEELNKLLGGVTIAQGGVLPNIQAVLLPKKTDKAVKSK; encoded by the coding sequence atgagcGGAAGAGGCAAAACCGGCGGAAAAGCCAGAGCTAAGGCCAAGACCCGTTCATCCCGGGCCGGGCTCCAGTTCCCGGTGGGTCGTGTCCACAGGCTGCTGCGTAAAGGCAACTACGCCGAGCGTGTCGGGGCCGGGGCCCCCGTCTACCTGGCGGCCGTGCTGGAGTACCTGACCGCTGAGATCCTGGAGCTGGCTGGAAACGCTGCCCGAGACAACAAGAAGACCCGCATCATCCCCCGACACCTGCAGCTGGCTGTCCGCAACGACGAGGAGCTCAACAAACTCCTCGGCGGAGTCACCATCGCTCAGGGCGGCGTGCTGCCCAACATCCAGGCTGTTCTGCTGCCCAAGAAGACCGACAAGGCCGTCAAGTCCAAGTAG
- the LOC115060829 gene encoding histone H3 isoform X1, producing MSGRGKGGKGLGKGGAKRHRKVLRDNIQGITKPAIRRLARRGGVKRISGLIYEETRGVLKVFLENVIRDAVTYTEHAKRKTVTAMDVVYALKRQGRTLPTQLYERSQRSEMARTKQTARKSTGGKAPRKQLATKAARKSAPATGGVKKPHRYRPGTVALREIRRYQKSTELLIRKLPFQRLVREIAQDFKTDLRFQSSAVMALQEASEAYLVGLFEDTNLCAIHAKRVTIMPKDIQLARRIRGERA from the exons atgagcgGCAGAGGCAAAGGAGGAAAGGGTCTCGGTAAAGGAGGCGCCAAGCGGCACCGCAAAGTCCTCCGCGATAACATCCAGGGAATCACCAAGCCGGCCATCCGCCGTCTGGCTCGTCGCGGCGGAGTGAAGCGAATCTCCGGTCTGATCTACGAGGAGACCCGCGGTGTGCTGAAGGTCTTCCTGGAGAACGTCATCCGGGACGCCGTCACCTACACCGAGCACGCTAAGAGGAAGACGGTGACCGCCATGGACGTGGTGTACGCTCTGAAGAGGCAGGGCCGCACTCT GCCTACACAGCTGTATGAGC GATCTCAGCGGTCAG aaatggcaaGAACCAAGCAGACAGCCCGTAAATCCACCGGAGGCAAAGCCCCCAGGAAGCAGCTGGCCACCAAGGCAGCCCGTAAGAGCGCCCCGGCCACCGGCGGAGTGAAGAAGCCCCACCGCTACAGGCCCGGTACCGTGGCTCTGAGAGAGATCCGCCGCTACCAGAAGTCCACCGAGCTGCTCATCCGTAAGCTGCCCTTCCAGCGCCTGGTCAGAGAAATCGCTCAGGATTTCAAGACCGACCTGCGCTTCCAGAGCTCGGCCGTCATGGCTCTGCAGGAGGCCAGCGAGGCTTATCTGGTCGGCCTCTTCGAGGACACCAACCTGTGCGCCATCCACGCCAAGAGAGTCACCATCATGCCCAAAGACATCCAGCTGGCCCGCCGCATCCGCGGAGAGAGAGCTTAG
- the LOC115060836 gene encoding histone H2B 1/2: MPEPAKSAPKKGSKKAVTKTAGKGGKKRKRTRKESYAIYVYKVLKQVHPDTGISSKAMSIMNSFVNDIFERIAAEASRLAHYNKRSTITSREIQTAVRLLLPGELAKHAVSEGTKAVTKYTSSK; encoded by the coding sequence ATGCCCGAACCCGCCAAGTCAGCGCCCAAGAAGGGCTCCAAGAAGGCCGTGACCAAGACCGCCGGCAAAGGGggcaagaagaggaagaggaccaGGAAGGAGAGCTACGCCATCTACGTGTACAAGGTGCTCAAACAGGTCCACCCCGACACCGGGATCTCCTCCAAGGCCATGAGCATCATGAACTCCTTCGTCAACGACATCTTCGAGCGCATCGCCGCCGAAGCGTCCCGTCTGGCTCACTACAACAAGCGCTCCACCATCACCTCCAGGGAGATCCAGACCGCcgtcaggctgctgctgcccgGCGAGCTGGCCAAGCACGCCGTGTCCGAGGGCACCAAGGCCGTCACCAAGTACACCAGCTCCAAGTga
- the LOC115060830 gene encoding histone H1-like: MAEVAPAPAAAPAKAAKKKAPKAKKPGPSLGELIVKAVAASKERNGVSLAALKKALAAEGYDVDKNKVRIKTAIKSLVAKGTLVQTKGTGASGSFKMSKKVEPKAKKPAAKKAAPKAKKPAAAKKPAAAKKAKTAAAKKPAAAKKAAPKKAKKPAAAAKKAATKSPKKAAKSPKKAAKSPKKATAKKAATKKATKPKVKKAAPKKK; encoded by the coding sequence ATGGCAGAAGTAGCTCCAGCTCCAGCCGCCGCTCCGGCCAAAGCGGCCAAGAAGAAGGCTCCCAAAGCCAAGAAGCCGGGCCCCAGCCTGGGCGAGCTGATCGTCAAAGCCGTGGCCGCGTCCAAGGAGCGCAACGGCGTTTCGCTGGCCGCCCTGAAGAAGGCTCTGGCTGCCGAAGGCTACGATGTGGACAAGAACAAGGTCCGAATCAAGACCGCCATCAAGAGCCTGGTGGCCAAGGGGACCCTGGTCCAGACCAAGGGAACCGGCGCCTCCGGCTCCTTCAAGATGAGCAAGAAAGTCGAGCCCAAGGCCAAGAAGCCCGCCGCCAAGAAGGCCGCTCCTAAAGCCAAGAAGCCCGCCGCAGCCAAGAAACCCGCAGCGGCCAAGAAGGCGAAGACCGCCGCGGCCAAGAAGCCAGCGGCCGCCAAGAAGGCCGCTCCCAAGAAGGCCAAGAAACCTGCAGCTGCCGCCAAGAAGGCCGCAACCAAGAGCCCCAAGAAGGCCGCTAAGAGCCCCAAGAAGGCCGCCAAGAGTCCCAAGAAGGCGACGGCGAAGAAGGCAGCAACCAAGAAGGCCACCAAACCCAAAGTGAAGAAGGCAGCACCCAAGAAGAAGTGA
- the LOC115060829 gene encoding histone H3 isoform X2: MARTKQTARKSTGGKAPRKQLATKAARKSAPATGGVKKPHRYRPGTVALREIRRYQKSTELLIRKLPFQRLVREIAQDFKTDLRFQSSAVMALQEASEAYLVGLFEDTNLCAIHAKRVTIMPKDIQLARRIRGERA; encoded by the coding sequence atggcaaGAACCAAGCAGACAGCCCGTAAATCCACCGGAGGCAAAGCCCCCAGGAAGCAGCTGGCCACCAAGGCAGCCCGTAAGAGCGCCCCGGCCACCGGCGGAGTGAAGAAGCCCCACCGCTACAGGCCCGGTACCGTGGCTCTGAGAGAGATCCGCCGCTACCAGAAGTCCACCGAGCTGCTCATCCGTAAGCTGCCCTTCCAGCGCCTGGTCAGAGAAATCGCTCAGGATTTCAAGACCGACCTGCGCTTCCAGAGCTCGGCCGTCATGGCTCTGCAGGAGGCCAGCGAGGCTTATCTGGTCGGCCTCTTCGAGGACACCAACCTGTGCGCCATCCACGCCAAGAGAGTCACCATCATGCCCAAAGACATCCAGCTGGCCCGCCGCATCCGCGGAGAGAGAGCTTAG
- the LOC115060835 gene encoding histone H2B 1/2: MPEPAKSAPKKGSKKAVTKTAGKGGKKRKRTRKESYAIYVYKVLKQVHPDTGISSKAMSIMNSFVNDIFERIAAEASRLAHYNKRSTITSREIQTAVRLLLPGELAKHAVSEGTKAVTKYTSSK; encoded by the coding sequence ATGCCCGAACCCGCCAAGTCAGCGCCCAAGAAGGGCTCCAAGAAGGCCGTGACCAAGACCGCCGGCAAAGGGggcaagaagaggaagaggaccaGGAAGGAGAGCTACGCCATCTACGTGTACAAGGTGCTCAAGCAGGTCCACCCCGACACCGGGATCTCCTCCAAGGCCATGAGCATCATGAACTCCTTCGTCAACGACATCTTCGAGCGCATCGCCGCCGAAGCGTCCCGTCTGGCTCACTACAACAAGCGCTCCACCATCACCTCCAGGGAGATCCAGACCGCcgtcaggctgctgctgcccgGCGAGCTGGCCAAGCACGCCGTGTCAGAGGGCACCAAGGCCGTCACCAAGTACACCAGCTCCAAGTga